The nucleotide sequence CGCCCTGGGCCATGCTGCGTCCCACAGGGAGGGGGTGGGTTTCCTGAGGTCACGCACATCCCCGTGGCTTTCCTCCCATGTGGGAATCCCAAGCCTGGAGTCACAAAGCCATCCAGCTCTCGAATCGGAAACCATCCCTTCTCCAACCACTCCCCCCAACAATTTTGCGATTTTGCTAATTAACTGAAACAATTGGCACATCCCTAAATCTCCCCGTGGGTGTGAGTGTCAGTGATTTCTAACGAGTTGAGAAGACATGGCTGATTCTCCAGGCTAGAGCAGAAAACTTCTCCGCGCCACACTGGCGAGGGAGGCAACCCTGCAACCCTGGGCTGGGAACATACATTAAATCCAGATATCAGCGCTCTggctcccctcctcttcctccccgccGCGCTTTCTCTCTGATTCTCCCGTCATCCTCATCCTGTCACTCGTGGCGACCACAGCTGGTGGAGTATCTGAGCTGTGGTGATGTCAGCCTGTTTCTGATAGGCTTCTGGGGAAAGCGACAGATCGTTGGCCGCGTCGGGGGCCTTGTACTTCTTGTCTCTCTAGCTCAAAACCCAAGCCACCTTTTCAGCAGGCGGCAACCGTCCCCAGCATGCAGGACCCCCACGCGGGGCCGCCCACAGACCTGCAAACGGGCCGCGACAAAGATTCTACCTTCTAATTTGCACCTTGGCTGTCGGCAGAGACTCGTGGTCTGGCTGCCGGAAGGAAATGAGACTTCCCGGGGAAGCCGAGGGCTTTATCATTCAGGCACAGGGAGCTGCCTGCTTTCCAGAATGCTGGGTCCGTCTGCCGCCTCCGAGGGCCTGGGAAGCTCGCATCCACGAGGCTGCCAAGGTCTTGGAGACGTTGCCCACAGCCAGAGCTGTTCTTGATTCTCAGGGTGAAAGGAGGTGCGTGGGTAAGGAACCAGCAGCTCTCCAAACTGACCCCTCTTCCTGTGCTTGCTGCCCGGTCACAGTACCGCTTGAAGGGTTGAAGGTGCCATGAAAAAAATGcactttctttcttgttcattttcCAGGCTTCACCTGGAGTCTGTTAGGAGACAACTCCGCTGAAGACaactcattttccttctccccGTGACCACCTCCAACCCATGCAGGCAGGGGCGCAGTGAGCGGCCCCTACGGACGGGCAGTGGGTTCAAAATAAAGATgccacttaagaaaaaaaatctggatttttgcttttttaaaaaaaaatctgaactttgAGACATCTTTCTTGGATCTTACCAAAGACTGTAAGCCTATGGTGACCCTGCACtggaaaaaaagacatctttGGAGGCCAAGAGCTCTTGGCAGTGCTGGCCCTCTGACATTGTGTAAGACCCCACATCTGGTCATTCACAAGCACTTCTGGAAAAAGCTGCAAAATCCCCCCTTCCCTGAAACTTGATCTCTTAAAAATGTACTCAAACAGTTCAAACCATTAAActggtttttcttctgtttcgTTTTCCCAAACATCAGCTACAGCCTGACCGTTCTCAACTCAAAGCTGAAGGAGGTGCCGTCACTTGGGGGTTTTTCGAAGTCCTCCATGCAAACATTCCCAGGACAGCGGAATTCAGGGCCTGATGGCCGGGAAGGCCAAACCTGTTTGTCTCCAAGCCACCTGGACGGGGAAAGTGCTGTTTTCTACAAAGGAGCTGGGGAATAGAAGTATTCAAGTGATTTAACAGACTGTAAAAGAGAGGACCGAGGGAGACTGTGGAAATTAACAGAGTTAATAATACTTCCAGGCTTTAACGTAACTGACCTTGACTCCATCTTATCCTTTGGGGTTCCTATTTACTACATGCCCAGGAGATCACCTGGGATGTCCAGACGATGTTGACCTTGCCCCTGATTTTCTACATTCTGATGCTTTGACATCTTGGAGCCTTGCTGCCTGGAGGGACTGCCCCTTTTGGGGCTAGCATCACATGCACACAAAACACGCAGCCCCTCTCCTCCACTGGGCTCTCCCCTCTGGGCCACTGTCCATCTGTCCTCATCACCCCATGCCCAGGTACCAGACACCCAGGGGCAGCCCCTAGGTCCTCAGAGCTCCCGAGAAATTGTTCATGACAGTCAATCCTCAGCCTGATTACCCCAGGTCGCTCAGTCCttcccctggaaaccaccatacAGGCTCCTGGCCATATTCCCTCCTGGTTCCGCCTGTCTCCTGAGTGACCCCGGTGCTTCCCCGTGCGGCCCTGCTTGGTACGCCCCGTCTTTTTGTGATCTGAGTATAAAAGGCTACCTTTTCAATGGCAGCTGTGTTCTCCTCGGTGGGCCTTACAACCCCTAAATGATAACAGCATTTACATTTTGAAACACACATGTTGGAACGGGACATGGTGACTGTTGCATCTAATGTGCCCACCTGACCAGCACGGTCTCTTTCCTGACAGGTAAAAAGGGCACAATGACCCCAAGAAGGGCCCTGAGCCCTGCAGCGTTTCTCCATCAGGGTTCCTCATCTAAACCATAGAATGAAATAGAGCATATTCTATACCACagaattattagaattattttaaaccatagaatatatatatatctgtcttGAGTGGTGATTTTCTGACTCCTACGGAGCACGGTCCCTTACCAGCTTCAGTCTACAGAAGCAGGGAAGTGATTTCATTACAAACAGCAGATGCCTTGGGGCACTGGGGTTAAGCCCCTCTCCCAGAACCCCGCTGGGAAAGAGGATGGGTCTACAGTCTGGGTAAAAAACCCTGAATTCTCCCCATCGCACATTCGGGTCTGCCTCTTAGAAGACACTCTGGCCAGGAGAAGGTGATGGTGGCATGGTGGGTGCCCCGACCTGGGCGAGGGCGGGGCCGGTGAGCGTTACCTGTGCTCGGTGCTCCCCGACGGCAAACTGGATCACAGCGACGCCCGGGTGGTGGCTGTCCTCGATCCTCTCCACCGTGCTGGAGTCGATCTTCAGATCGCTGCTGATCTCCGCGCTCTGGATGAAGTCTTCCGTCTTCAGGTCCTCCACCTTCTTCAGCTCCCCGTTGGCCAGCTGGATGATGGAGCCTTTCATGAAGTAGGGGGGCAGCGTGGGGGGTGCCGCAGCAGGGGACGCCACCGACTGCACCACGGGCAGGTGGATCTGGGCCTGTACCATGGCGGGGTAGGCGGCCTGCGTGACCAGGGCCTCCGGGCTGAAGTTCTCGCTCTTGGGAAGGGTGGTGGTGACGAACGTGTGAGGCATGGCCGCGAACTGCGGCGACGACGTGGCTATCGCGGGGGCCGCTCCCGAGCCCTCCACGTCCGCGCTGCCCACCGGGATGAGCAGCGGCTGCGTGCCGGGGATCACCAGGTGCTGGGGCAGGCTGCCGGCGTACGTGATCGCTTGCTGCTGGCCGCTCAGGTAGCCGATGACCGGCGCCTGCGTCCCCGCGTAGAAGGCGGTGGCTGGCAGTCCCACCGGGAGGGGCTCTGAAGCGCTGTGCGGGGTCTGGATGACCGTGTGGGGGGACAGCGTGGCCACGGCGGCGGCCTTCACGCCTTCGGGGCCCAGAGCCTGTTGGGGGGACAGCGCGTAGGACCGGTGCGCGGGCTTCCCCAGGTGCAGGCCGCTTTTGTCGTtgagggtggagggggaagccTCCCGGTGCGCCACCTGCTGCACCTCTAGGTCGGTGGCGGGGGTGTTGCTGGTGGGCAGGACCATCACAGAGGCCCGGACCCCCGAGGAGTCCCGGCCGCCGTAGTCGGCGGCGCTGGGGTGGACCACCACGTGCCTGGACTCGTACGGGTGAGGAAGGGACTTGCCGGCCTTCACCAGTCCCAGGTCGGCCGAGCTGGGGGCCCCATACCTCCGGCCCTTCTCCACCTCCCCGTTCAGGAGCTCCTTGGCCTGCATAGCCTGCTGCAGCCGGCCGCTCTCGGCTTTCTTGGCGGCCTCGCGGGGCACGAAGTGGCTGCCGGAGTCGGTGTATTGCACTACGACCTGGGGGGAGGGCCCCAGGGTGAGCGTGTGTGGGATCATCGTCTGGTGCGGGTGGAGGTGGACGGGGATGGCCGGAGGGGAGGCCGTGCGCCCGGCGCTCTGCGGAGAGCTGGAGATGTGGACGTACTGGTTCtgctgggtgggtggaggggaccCCGGGGTGATGAGCCCCGGCGTCCTgcccaggtgctgctgctgctgctgctcagcCTTGTGTCCTGAGGCTTGGCTCAGACTGCCCATGTTGGCCAGCAGAGTGGAATAGGCCTCCAGCTGGGAGCGCTGGGATGGAGTGGTGGCCCCCGCGGCAGAGGCCACGGCACTGGTGACGGGGCTGGCCGTCGGGGAGATCAGCTGTGAAGGGATGAACCCGGTGTAGGGCCCACTGTACTGGGAGGACCCGATGAACTGGAAGGTGTGTGGCAGGTGGGCGTACTGCACGGGGGACACGGGCGTCCCCGACTGCGGGGGAGGGTACGCCGCGGGCAGCGTGCTGGTCGCCGGGACAGACCTGGGCGCGCTGGGCGGGGAGTAGTCCAGCCCCGTGGACAGCGCTTTGTGTAAACCTATTCCCTGTTGTAAACCCAGCTCCGCGGAAGTCCCTGCCGGGCCGTGCCGGCCGCCCCCATGGGCGCGGCCCCCGGGGTTGCCCGGGAGCCATGCCACGGCCTCCGCCCGGTGGTTGTCGCTCGGCGGCGGGACGGCCTTCTCCTCGGAAGGCCGGCTGGTGGCGGGGATCTCGCGCTTCTTGGGAGGCAGGCATTCGTTGCTCCGCTCTTGGTTGGATTTCATTTTTCGCCGTCCCCCCTCCACGGTGACTGTTTCACTGTCTGGCTGGCTCTGGTTTTAGTCTGATACATGGAAAGTCACATTTGATTTCTGTAGGGGATCCAGGCTCTTCATGAGGAATCATCTCCCCGTGGGTGCGATCGGCCCGCAGCAGCTCTGGAATCTGGGAaaaaggaagagggtggggaCAAGGGGAAGAGacaaggcaggaggaaggggaagagggaaaaggaaatcaaaatatcAGACTGAGACTAGGCCTCCGGCTTCATAATGAATTCCCCAAACCTGATGAGAGCCCCAACCTGAAAGCACATAAAACACTCCCTGTGCTAGACAGCAGGTCAGGAAGATGAGGAACATCCCAGGGGAGACAAAACCTTAAAGCAGATGctgcttcttttaattttttaaaattttttaaaaagtaggcttcAGCCCAGCGTGGAGAccaacactgggcttgaactcttgaccctgaaatcaagagtcagatgctgaactgacctagtcagccaggtgccccacagcagATTCCTTTTTATGGCATTAACCACTCCCCTAAGACTGTCTGCATTTCCTAAGACCCGTTTCTCAACataccctctctcccttttcaaaatttttttcttagagggtagatgatttatttcttaaatttccttttcagaaacactggtcccttcctcacctcttcGTTCCTTTGCCGGAAAATCATATGAAGCCCACAGGGAGGGTGACATCAGGGAGAGTCAGCCGCCTTATGCACGTGCTGGGAAGGAGCAGTGAGGAGTGGGGGTCCCGAGAGGTCTCCGGGCATAAGGTCTGAAGCCTCATCTACTGGAGCTACTACTCAAAGGTTCTGCCTGACTCTGGGTCCATACTCGATCTACAACCATTCCCTGttccctaacacacacacacacacacacacacacacacacacacacacacacagaatacacATGCCAACTCAGCAGAGGGAGCCAAAAATAATCTTGTGCTCTACAAGTTTCCAAAGAATTCCCAGTACAGCTACTCATATGGTAACAGAAAGCCAAAAGAAATCTGCGAGACAGTTAAAAACTGAATATGGTTATGGTTAAAAAGAAGACTAAGAACGCGCTAAGAGGGTGGATGGATTGAAGGGTCTTtcacatccatccatccttccttccttcctttatttatttatttccaggtaGTCTCTGAGTTTTCTCTTCACACTgacctcctctccttctccttggaAAGGGCCAGCCCACCATTAACCCTAGAGATGAAACCTCTTTCAGATCAATCAGACCCATGGGCTTAACCCTGATCTATAAATCAACAGTGGCCCAGGAGCGAGGTGTTATGGACACACATCTCAGTCTCTCAGCGACCACTGCACATGGATGCCCACTGGCATCCACGGCACCAAGAGGGCTAGCCAGCAGCAGGTGTGAGTGCCCCCTCTAGGAATAGCTGCAGACAGGACCACCCCTATGTGCTGGGATCCGGGGAAGCCATGGCATGGGCATTAGGCTTTGGGAATTCCAGGCCCTGGAGGGTTTTAGCATCTCCCCTACCCAGATGCTCTATTTTTACAATCTGATTTTAAAGCAAACACAACAAGCTAGCTTGTTGTGGTACCTGATCTTTGTCAACGCCCATGCGATGGTGACATCCCGACTGTAACAcggttttcttcctctcctctgcctgcaccaacttctcccccatctctcccGGGGAGCTCCACTCCCCCACCCTAATCTGCAACTTTTGTTTTGGTCCGTGATTTAGTGATCCTTGCTGCTCGTGCTCCAGCATCATCACGAAACATCACCACGAAAGGGGAGATGGCACTAAAGGAAGTCCCCATCCTTAATGGTAGTGACCCAGGTATATATGAGGCGGAAGTATATAAATCTGGCTTCTCAATGTCACAGCTCATTTCAGTACCAACAGGATTTGTCAGGGGACAAGAGAGGCACTTCAGAGACTgggatggaggggcacctggctggctcagtctgcctttggctcaggtcatgatcctggggcccggggatcgagtcccacatcgggctccctgctcagtgggaggtctgcttctccttctgcttcctccccaccactcgtgctctctctttttccatctttgtctcaaataaataattaaaatcttaaaaaaataaagattggaatggaaacaaaaaaagaggaagagatctAGGATGTTAATGCTGGAGAAATAACTGTGTTGAAAGAGTAATGTCAATTATTTGCCCTCCCGAACTAGGGCTTTTAGAAGTCCAAAATAACTGTTCTGTGCAGCCTTCTTTTATAAACAGTGCAGCACATAATTTACAcacagtatttgcaaatcaatcaggaTGACAgtgctgttttctctctctctctctctctctcttttttttttgtatagtggTAAGTACTATTTTTTAgagacttatttatatattttagagaaagagggagagtgcACGCGTGcgtgagcagggtgaggggccgagaaggagacagaagcctcaagcagactccccactgagggtggagcctgccacagggctcgatctcaccaccctgagatcctgacccgagctgaaatcaagagtcggaggcttaaccaactgagccacccaggcgtcccagtgctattttcaaaataatgacagaacaaaattaaactacagaattgtaaaaaaaatcagtggccCCTTCTGGCTGCTTAAAATGTACTGACAATGATCTTTTATCTTTAGATTTCAAGAGTCACTTAAGAAACAATTGTATAAGCTCCCACATTCCCAGACCAACTAGCAAAGAAAAGTCATTTAGGAGATCTGCTCAAAGCAAACCATTCCCTGCGCCCCCTGCTGGTTCCACGTCAGCACTGCTCCAATAAAACCCCACAGGATTTCATTAGGGATGTTCATCCAAGAGTGATATGTCAGAATCCAAAATGAGAACATTTGCATATAGTAGGCCCAGCCAGTAAGGGAATAGGTTAATTAGCCCAAGGCAGCTCGAGGcaagaaaaagcagcagcatAAAAGTCCTTTCAAAGCCAAGCAAAATGT is from Mustela erminea isolate mMusErm1 chromosome 4, mMusErm1.Pri, whole genome shotgun sequence and encodes:
- the ATXN1 gene encoding ataxin-1 codes for the protein MKSNQERSNECLPPKKREIPATSRPSEEKAVPPPSDNHRAEAVAWLPGNPGGRAHGGGRHGPAGTSAELGLQQGIGLHKALSTGLDYSPPSAPRSVPATSTLPAAYPPPQSGTPVSPVQYAHLPHTFQFIGSSQYSGPYTGFIPSQLISPTASPVTSAVASAAGATTPSQRSQLEAYSTLLANMGSLSQASGHKAEQQQQQHLGRTPGLITPGSPPPTQQNQYVHISSSPQSAGRTASPPAIPVHLHPHQTMIPHTLTLGPSPQVVVQYTDSGSHFVPREAAKKAESGRLQQAMQAKELLNGEVEKGRRYGAPSSADLGLVKAGKSLPHPYESRHVVVHPSAADYGGRDSSGVRASVMVLPTSNTPATDLEVQQVAHREASPSTLNDKSGLHLGKPAHRSYALSPQQALGPEGVKAAAVATLSPHTVIQTPHSASEPLPVGLPATAFYAGTQAPVIGYLSGQQQAITYAGSLPQHLVIPGTQPLLIPVGSADVEGSGAAPAIATSSPQFAAMPHTFVTTTLPKSENFSPEALVTQAAYPAMVQAQIHLPVVQSVASPAAAPPTLPPYFMKGSIIQLANGELKKVEDLKTEDFIQSAEISSDLKIDSSTVERIEDSHHPGVAVIQFAVGEHRAQVSVEVLVEYPFFVFGQGWSSCCPERTSQLFDLPCSKLSVGDVCISLTLKNLKNGSVKKGPPVDPASVLLKHSKTDILAGSRHRYAEQENGINQGSAQMLSENGELKFPEKIGLPAAPLLTKTEPSKPMATRKRRWSAPETRKLEKSEDEPPLTLPKPSLIPQEVKICIEGRSNVGK